In the Flavobacteriales bacterium genome, GCGCACGGCGGATGGCTCCAGCACGCTGCTCGATCCGTCGCTGGACGAGCCGTACCACAGCCTCCATGGCGCGCTGCAGGAATCGTGGCACGTGTTCATCGTCAACGGCCTGCGCGCGGTGGACGGGCCCGATGTGGACGTGCTGGAGGTGGGTCTGGGCACGGGCCTCAACATGCTGCTCACCTGGTTGCAATGCGTGGAGGGCAAATGCCGCGTGCGCTATACGGCGCTGGAGCCGCACCCCCTCCCCCGCCCCCTGCTGCAGGCGGTGGACCATTGCACGCAATGCGGTGTGCCCACGCTCACCGACGCCTGGCTCGACGCGATCACCGCAGCCCCCGACACCCTGACCGAAGGGCTCGGGGGATTCCGCTTCAGCTGGCGGAAGACCGGAGTGGAAGCGCTCGCGGACGAAGCGGCCTTCGACGTGGTGTACTTCGACGCGTTCGCCCCACGCAAGCAGCCGGACCTGTGGACGGCCGCCGTGTTCAGCCGGTTGTTCACGGCCCTGCGCCCCGGCGGCGTGCTGGTGACTTACAGCGCCAAGGGCGAGGTGCGCCGCACGCTGGAGGCCGTCGGGTTCCGGGTGGACAAACCCACCGGGCCGCCCGGCAAACGCCACATGCTGCGCGCCCGCAAGCCGGACTGAACCATGGCCCACTTCACCCTTCGCGTCTATGGACTGCTGGTGCACGCCGGGCAGGTGCTGGTGGCCGATGAGCTGATCCGCGGACAGCGCATCACCAAGTTCCCCGGTGGCGGGCTGGAGTACGGCGAGGGGCTGAAGGACTGCCTGGTGCGCGAGATCCGCGAGGAGCTCGGTGTGGACGCCTTCGACCTGGAGCACGTCTACACCACCGACTTCTTCCAGCAGAGCACCTTCCACAGCACGCCCATGCAGGTGGTGAGCGTGTACTACACCTTCCGCACCACCGACCCGGCGGGGCTGCGCGTGGTCAGCGAGCCGTTCGCGGGCATCGGCGAGGGCGCGGACCAGGAGGTGTTCCGCTGGCTGGCCTTGGACAGCGCGCGGATCGAGGACGTGAGCCTGCCGATCGACCGGGTGGTGCTGGGCCAACTGCTCGACACCGTGCACCGGAGCGAAGCGCGGAACGTGTAGCTTCACGCTGGGCCGTCCCATCACCCACCGACGCCATGCGCGCCCCTTCGCTGAACGCACCGCTCCTGCTCCTCGCGCTGCTGCCCTCCATCGCCGGCGCCTTCGATGGCAGCGGCACCCTGGTGTCGCAGGGCCTCACCCGCAGCTTCATCTACCACGCACCGGGCGCGGCGGTGGCCCCCGGGCGCCCGCTGTTGATCGCGCTGCACGGCACCGGCGGCACGGGGGCGGGCCTGCGCGCTGCGAGCGGGTTGGACGCCGCGGCGGACGCGTACGACCTCACGGTGGTGTACCCCAACAGCACCACCATCGGCGGCGACCTGCAATGGAACGTGTACGTCGACGATCAGCCGGGCCATGGCGGCGTGGGCGACCTGAACGCCACGGACGACGTGCAGTTCATCAGCGAGCTCATCGACTGGTTCTGCGGTGAACACGACATCGATGCCACCCGGGTCTATGTCACCGGCCACAGCAACGGCGGCTTCATGGTGTACCAGCTGGCGCTCCATCTGGCGGACCGCATCGCGGCCTTCGCACCGGTGGCCGGCAGCCTGTGGGGCGACAACACCTACCTGAACACGGCCTTGGGCGCCGGCTTCACCCCGGTCCCGCTCTTCCATGTGCACGGCGATCCCGATCCGGTGGTGGAATACCCGGACGCGGACCATGACCCGGACACGTGGAACTGGCCGCTCAGTTCCTTCGGCAGCGCCACCTGCGGGGAGGACGCCTACCTCCCCTACCCCATCTCGCCCACGGTGGACCAGCTGGTGTTCTGTGACGGCAGTGTGGGCCAGCCGGTGAACCTGATCCGCATCCAGGGAGTGGGCCATGCGTGGCCGAACGATCCCGGCTTCAACACGGCGATGGGCATCGTGGGCTTCTGTGCGGTGCGGCAGCTGCCGGGCGCGGCCTGTGCCACCAGCGTGGAGGAACCGGAGGGCGCAGCGGTGCTGCTGGTGCATCCGGTGCCCGCGCGCGACGCCCTCACCTTCCGCCAGGCTCCGGCCGCGGGTGCCCTGCTCACCATCGTGGACCTCACCGGGCGCGTGCTGCTGCAGGAACGGTCCACCGGCGCCGCCGTGCTGCCGCTGCCCGGCCTGCGCGCGGGGCAGTACGTGCTGCTGGTGCGCGACGGGGATCGTCCCGAACTGCGCATCCCCTTCACCGTGGGGTGATCCGCCCTAGGCCCCGATGCGCCGC is a window encoding:
- the mnmD gene encoding tRNA (5-methylaminomethyl-2-thiouridine)(34)-methyltransferase MnmD → MSDLHDRSPLQVVRTADGSSTLLDPSLDEPYHSLHGALQESWHVFIVNGLRAVDGPDVDVLEVGLGTGLNMLLTWLQCVEGKCRVRYTALEPHPLPRPLLQAVDHCTQCGVPTLTDAWLDAITAAPDTLTEGLGGFRFSWRKTGVEALADEAAFDVVYFDAFAPRKQPDLWTAAVFSRLFTALRPGGVLVTYSAKGEVRRTLEAVGFRVDKPTGPPGKRHMLRARKPD
- a CDS encoding NUDIX domain-containing protein, with the translated sequence MAHFTLRVYGLLVHAGQVLVADELIRGQRITKFPGGGLEYGEGLKDCLVREIREELGVDAFDLEHVYTTDFFQQSTFHSTPMQVVSVYYTFRTTDPAGLRVVSEPFAGIGEGADQEVFRWLALDSARIEDVSLPIDRVVLGQLLDTVHRSEARNV